The nucleotide sequence TCGGCCTCTTCTCCCTCCTCATCTTCCTCGTCATCATCCTCTCCTTCAACCTCATCTTCATCCCCTTCCTCATCAATGTCTTCAAGTCCTTCCTCCTCTTCGTCATCatcatcttcctcctctccttcgtTTTCTTCATCCTCCATATCTGGAACctaattaaaaatgtataattttagcTACCACTGATTACGTATGTAGAGATGACTAAAGGTTAAAGTAGATGTTACTCACAAGGTAGTACTGTAATGGATTAGGCCATATGTCATCCTTTATAACCTCTCCCAGCTCATCTGCGCCAGCATCAGAATGATCCGTGAACCAAGTGAAAAAGCTTTCAGGTTCTTCGTGTTGCCTCTTTCGGCTGGCTTTATTCTGTGTTTGGCTAGAGCGCTTCGTCAAATCCTAAAGTGAAAACAGAAAACCTCAATTTAAGAACAAtttcaaaaattttttttaagaaaacggTACTTTCTGCAAGGTAAAAGATCCTGATTACTGCCTACATACACTGCCCTTGTACCAACTTGGGCAATGACTGGAAAGAGTGAAACCTAGCAACCAGAACTTTTCCATCATTTCACCAATGCAAATTTATTGTTTACAAGATTTTAACGCTTTACATGTTTGCGTAATGActgcacattgtttttttttacattaggcaACATTTTAAAAGCCTGTAAAGgtcagtttgggggggggggggggcagaaattaATAATGGACCCAGAATTATTGCACCAACTCCAATGCATGCAGCGATATGGAACACATAGCACAAGCAAAGTTTGTGTACATAGGCGCCCCCAGCGTTTACATTTATAtgtacatggggggtgcttttgtGTAAACATTTGACAAAGTCccttttgtaataatttttaaaaaaaataggggtGTTTTTAGGCACTGAAGCCAAGTGCAGGTCTGGCTCTACTAATTTTCCCTGTCAGCCAGGGAAAGCGACACCCGAAACCATAAGGGATGTTATATACACTGCTTACAGGTTCTTTACAGCTAgatggagaccccccccccccatatataaaaaaaaaaaaaaacaagattcgaTTCAATGCCTACTTGCATTCCTTATAAGCATTACCAAGGGCACTAGCAACCTTCTAATTTATGTCCATTATATTCCTACCTTCCCAGATTTCCATTTTATCTCCGTTGACTTTGAGGATGGATCGCCACTCTCATTTAAGTGAAACTCTTTAGAGAGAACTTTGTT is from Rana temporaria chromosome 9, aRanTem1.1, whole genome shotgun sequence and encodes:
- the SET gene encoding protein SET isoform X2, producing the protein MSAPAAKLSKKEVNSNHDGADETSEKEQQEAIEHIDEVQNEIDRLNEQASEEILKVEQKYNKLRQPFFQKRSELIAKIPNFWVTTFVNHPQVSALLGEEDEEALHYLTRVEVTEFEDIKSGYRIDFNFDENPYFENKVLSKEFHLNESGDPSSKSTEIKWKSGKDLTKRSSQTQNKASRKRQHEEPESFFTWFTDHSDAGADELGEVIKDDIWPNPLQYYLVPDMEDEENEGEEEDDDDEEEEGLEDIDEEGDEDEVEGEDDDEEDEEGEEAEV